Part of the Flavobacterium sp. KS-LB2 genome is shown below.
CTGCTTTTTCGAATGAAAGGATTTTAACGGTGCATTTATTATCTGAGGCTAATGTAATTTCAGTTTTAAATAAGAGTCCTAAGCCATTGGTTACAAATAGTATATCAGTATCTTTCTTCCGTAATACTTTAATGATGTGTTTGCTTTCTTCTTTGTCAAAAGAAAAAGTTTTTGTAGATTCAGTAATAGTTGGATTGTAAAATAATTGCATAATTTATAATTGTATTCTTGCTTTAGAAACGACAGAAGAAGTTTCGAAATTTTGGGATAAAAACTTTTGATAACCTACAATTCCAATCATTGCAGCATTATCGGTAGTGTATTCAAATTTAGGGATAAAGGTTTTCCAACCGTATTTATTTTCTGTTTCTTTTAAAGTATTTCGGATACCCGAATTTGCAGAAACTCCGCCACCAATTGCTATTTGTTTGATCCCTGTTTCTTTGACTGCTAATTTTATTTTGTCCATTAAAATTTCAATAATGGTATATTGGATAGAAGCGCAAATGTCATTTAGGTTTTCGTCAACAAAATTGGGATTTTCTAATTTTTTCTTTTGAATAAAATATAAGATAGCCGTTTTTAAACCTGAAAAGCTAAAATCCAATCCTGGAACTTTTGGTTTTGTAAATGCAAATGCTTTTGGGTTTCCTAATTGTGCATATTTGTCAATTAATGGGCCACCAGGGTAGGGAAGACCCAATATTTTTGCACTTTTATCAAAAGCTTCGCCAACTGCATCATCAGTAGTTTCTCCAATTACAGTCATTTTAAAATAATGGTCTACTTTTATAATTTGAGTATGTCCACCGCTTATGGTTAAAGCCAAAAACGGAAATGTGGGTTTTTCATAGCCTTCTTCATCTATAAAATGAGCTAAAACATGTGCTTGCATATGGTTTACTGCAATCAAAGGGATTTCTAAGGCTAAAGCAAGAGATTTTGCAAATGAACTTCCTACTAAAAGTGACCCCATCAATCCGGGACCTTGTGTAAAGGCAATTGCCGAGAGCTGTTCTTTTTGTATATTTGCATTGCGAAGTGCGGCATCAATAACTGGAACAATGTTTTGTTGGTGTGCGCGAGAGGCAAGCTCAGGAACCACACCACCATATTGATTGTGTATAAGCTGGTTTGCAACAACATTTGACAACACTTTATCGTTCTGTAAAATAGCAGCAGCGGTATCATCACAGGAACTTTCGATGGCAAGAATAAAAACCTCGGAATTTTGCATAAAAAGGCACAGATTTTGGGTTATATTTGACAAGTCGATTGTAAAAATCGTTTTGTAGCAGACAAAATTAAAGAATTTTTATTTAAGGTGCTTCTGTTTACAAAGGCAAAATCAAATATTAGAAAATTTAAATAGCATATAGGTATCAAAAAAATTAAAAAAATAGTAATTCGTTCTCTACTTGGACTAATCCTACTTTTGTTGGTACTTGGTATTGCTCTAACCCTACCAATTGTTCAAACTAAAATTGCGCAATATTTTACAAATAGTATCAATAAAGATTTTGGAACTAATATCACTATTGATGAAGTTGCCATATCCATTTTTGGAGGTGTAAAATTCAAAAAAGTATTGATTCGAGATCATCATAAAGATACTTTAATTTATTCCAATAGGATTTCAACTACTATTTTAGAGGGCAA
Proteins encoded:
- the tsaD gene encoding tRNA (adenosine(37)-N6)-threonylcarbamoyltransferase complex transferase subunit TsaD: MQNSEVFILAIESSCDDTAAAILQNDKVLSNVVANQLIHNQYGGVVPELASRAHQQNIVPVIDAALRNANIQKEQLSAIAFTQGPGLMGSLLVGSSFAKSLALALEIPLIAVNHMQAHVLAHFIDEEGYEKPTFPFLALTISGGHTQIIKVDHYFKMTVIGETTDDAVGEAFDKSAKILGLPYPGGPLIDKYAQLGNPKAFAFTKPKVPGLDFSFSGLKTAILYFIQKKKLENPNFVDENLNDICASIQYTIIEILMDKIKLAVKETGIKQIAIGGGVSANSGIRNTLKETENKYGWKTFIPKFEYTTDNAAMIGIVGYQKFLSQNFETSSVVSKARIQL